In Pungitius pungitius chromosome 2, fPunPun2.1, whole genome shotgun sequence, a single window of DNA contains:
- the adad1 gene encoding adenosine deaminase domain-containing protein 1, with protein sequence MFSASGSQRVSRGTSFSEILMKGHPSTLNSPTKDQLDHQGKKTFKRGYASKPPASPQVLIDKYTQGELDAVSLVHQLSTILEFHLEMKETVTTGNQLGLYFAFCVVIDGVEYTTGMGITKKEARQKAAQLALLDFLPTLESPKSSLPEASDVPPPLPVKEKSSISDMHHSRATHERTCSVNLQISNSVRDQLTKLMNSHPEFSLCAGTTAAFIIQTSSGCEVVALGTGNFNTKESASKSGRIVHDSHALVNARRSLMRFLYRHLLMFFSKTANLTEKSVFEQSSGTSGLLSLKSGITLHLYVNQLPKGAAQIPSHMRLNPLSISAWQVNNEISLHLSVEGKVFSVFSSTFDHSASKVVSMSATDKLTQWQVLGYQGALLSHFIEPVYVQSILVGDVGCGDIRGMKISVSQRVEGVTPQLPMFYCMMRPHISLVPAVATNTGDGCQLTHAINWSEGDSSLEVVDGLEGRTVEQSPFKSGPSLASRLCKAAMLHRFKLLANEAQRQDLLATSSYREAKRMAKPYQEAKNVLRAYLLQQGFGPWLVKHSVSDNFNM encoded by the exons ATGTTTTCAGCCAGTGGATCACAGCGAGTTTCCAGAGGAACGTCTTTCTCTGAAATCCTCATGAAGGGTCATCCATCAACCTTGAATAGTCCCACCAAAGACCAGTTAGACCAccaagggaaaaaaacatttaaacgtG GCTACGCTTCCAAGCCACCAGCTTCACCTCAAGTTCTGATTGACAAATACACCCAAGGCGAGTTGGACGCTGTGTCTTTGGTCCATCAGCTCAGCACCATCTTGGAGTTCCACCTGGAAATGAAGGAGACGGTGACCACAG GGAaccaactagggctttattttgcattttgtgtGGTCATTGATGGGGTCGAGTACACGACCGGCATGGGCATAACCAAGAAGGAAGCCCGCCAAAAAGCGGCGCAGCTCGCTCTGCTGGACTTCCTGCCCACCCTTGAAAGTCCAAAGTCTTCACTCCCCGAAGCATCAG ATGTCCCTCCACCACTGCCAGTAAAAGAGAAGTCCTCCATTTCTGATATGCACCACTCCAGAGCCACTCATG AAAGGACCTGTTCTGTCAACCTTCAGATTTCAAACTCTGTCAGAGATCAGCTCACTAAGCTGATGAACAGCCACCCGGAGTTCTCTCTTTGTGCAGGAACCACAGCAGCGTTCATCATTCAGACCT ccagCGGTTGCGAGGTGGTCGCTCTGGGCACAGGCAACTTCAATACCAAAGAGAGTGCGTCGAAGAGTGGGAGAATCGTGCACGACTCGCACGCGCTTGTAAACGCAAGGAGGTCCTTGATGAG GTTTCTGTACCGGCACCTGCTGATGTTCTTCAGCAAGACCGCCAATCTGACCGAGAAGTCAGTCTTCGAGCAGAGCAGCGGCACCAGCGGTCTCCTCAGCCTAAAGAGCGGCATAACCCTCCACCTCTATGTGAACCAACTGCCGAAGGGTGCCGCTCAGATCCCGTCccacat GCGCCTGAACCCGCTCTCCATCTCGGCGTGGCAAGTCAACAACGAGATCAGCCTCCACCTGTCGGTTGAGGGAAAG GTGTTCTCGGTTTTCTCGTCGACCTTCGATCACTCCGCCTCCAAGGTGGTCAGCATGTCCGCCACGGACAAGCTCACTCAGTGGCAGGTGCTCGGGTACCAGGGGGCCTTGCTCAGCCACTTCATCGAGCCTGTCTACGTCCAAAGCATCCTCGTTG GCGACGTCGGCTGCGGTGACATCCGTGGCATGAAGATCTCCGTGAGCCAGCGGGTGGAGGGCGTCACCCCCCAGCTGCCCATGTTCTACTGCATGATGAGGCCCCACATCAGCCTGGTTCCCGCCGTGGCCACCAACACGGGCGACGGATGCCAGTTGACCCACGCTATCAACTGGAGCGAAGGAGACAGCTCCCTGGAGGTGGTTGACGGCCTGGAGGGAAGGACCGTAGAGCA GTCTCCCTTTAAGAGTGGCCCCTCTCTGGCCAGCCGCCTCTGCAAAGCAGCGATGCTGCACCGCTTCAAGTTGCTGGCTAACGAGGCCCAGAGGCAAGACCTGCTGGCCACGAGCTCTTACAGGGAAGCCAAG CGGATGGCGAAGCCGTACCAGGAGGCCAAGAACGTGCTGCGTGCGTACCTGTTGCAGCAGGGCTTCGGTCCCTGGCTGGTGAAGCATTCTGTTAGCGATAACTTCAATATGTGA
- the LOC119210065 gene encoding uncharacterized protein LOC119210065 isoform X1, with protein MATGYRKAASSASQKKKTVDLTEEQKQEIKEAFELFDTDGSGTIDVKDLKVAMRALGLEPKKEEIKKMTAESERASSGTIEFRDFVSMMTEKMSEIDYKEEILKAFRLFDDDGTGKISFKNLKRVTKELGENLTDEELKDMIDEADQDGDGEVNEKEFLRIMHKTKLY; from the exons atg gctACAGGTTACCGCAAAGCAGCTTCTTCGGCGAGCCAAAAGAAGAAGACTGTAGATCTGACTGAGGAGCAAAAGCAAGAAATCAAAGAGGCGTTCGAACTCTTTGACACAGATGGCAGTGGGACCATAGACGTGAAGGATCTAAAG GTTGCCATGAGAGCGCTGGGGCTTGAACCAAAGAAAGAAGAGATCAAAAAGATGACTGCAGAAAGTGAAAGAGCGAGCTCTGGAACGATTGAATTCCGTGACTTTGTCAGTATGATGACAGAGAAAATG AGTGAAATAGACTACAAAGAAGAAATATTGAAGGCGTTCCGGCTGTTTGATGACGACGGCACGGGGAAAATCTCATTCAAAAATCTCAAGAGAGTTACGAAGGAGCTGGGTGAGAACCTCACAGATGAAGAATTAAAG GACATGATCGACGAGGCGGACCAGGACGGTGACGGGGAGGTCAACGAGAAGGAGTTCTTGAGGATAATGCACAAGACCAAGCTttactga
- the LOC119210065 gene encoding uncharacterized protein LOC119210065 isoform X2: protein MATGYRKAASSASQKKKTVDLTEEQKQEIKEAFELFDTDGSGTIDVKDLKVAMRALGLEPKKEEIKKMTAESERASSGTIEFRDFVSMMTEKMSEIDYKEEILKAFRLFDDDGTGKISFKNLKRVTKELGENLTDEELKTVCHPSRT from the exons atg gctACAGGTTACCGCAAAGCAGCTTCTTCGGCGAGCCAAAAGAAGAAGACTGTAGATCTGACTGAGGAGCAAAAGCAAGAAATCAAAGAGGCGTTCGAACTCTTTGACACAGATGGCAGTGGGACCATAGACGTGAAGGATCTAAAG GTTGCCATGAGAGCGCTGGGGCTTGAACCAAAGAAAGAAGAGATCAAAAAGATGACTGCAGAAAGTGAAAGAGCGAGCTCTGGAACGATTGAATTCCGTGACTTTGTCAGTATGATGACAGAGAAAATG AGTGAAATAGACTACAAAGAAGAAATATTGAAGGCGTTCCGGCTGTTTGATGACGACGGCACGGGGAAAATCTCATTCAAAAATCTCAAGAGAGTTACGAAGGAGCTGGGTGAGAACCTCACAGATGAAGAATTAAAG ACTGTGTGTCATCCTTCCAGGACATGA
- the bbs12 gene encoding Bardet-Biedl syndrome 12 protein — protein sequence MRSLESLVQRQLDSGNRKLYCKTLIKATQAMLASTIINHRQHVGLQKLSALAGITHSSLGPNKMYKFIRDETSGESALACSCFRLLENLELTCGVAQLVYETVRAHHKVYGTGSGCLLFLAGAWSRAATECLQRGVPVARIVSAMSEGMDVCLDVCGKCGVSTASLGAAPAESCAATSLGSGLHPLTKPTAEASQASCHLRGTRQAADKTLNASGQRKIKLSRHFYETKTEDVSTVMQPPRAKPADVALVAAGLSHGCDEAMNLVFAASRLQSKTKRQDVSCSTFDVSKVATCVLPGLPEEHACVLRGCVVLVSDEQASVAHHLKEQHLKVALINGDLSDTYRHLGFKRLKGVQSVGDRSHFSSSNKEEEWTEKVSRLLLNLEVKLIVVSGTAGEKVIQRCCRLHILVVEKANVSVLKALADASGAVPVTYATQLSKRCVGSGVKVAIWGDSRQTKPSTAVNISTAEESGGLVTAVLTSCVQSKLQALEDQFWACAYRLHHALTDSVLLPGAGATEMLCVHHLRGQAEQRHGAGTSGGGVQRTRAGRAGDPYRGLVMSLMAEGLIDYVSTVMVNTGGVSKVRARTAVGQRLKDSTEDQGVQAKLSQLSFAGEQEDGSLRSSDAPAAQVYDVVSVKQEAWRRALDLVLLVLQTDAEIITGVGPKHDAAHGDMMLL from the exons ATGCGCAGTCTTGAATCGCTTGTGCAGAGGCAGCTGGACAGTGGGAATCGCAAACTATACTGTAAAACATTGATTAAG GCTACTCAAGCAATGCTGGCGAGTACGATAATAAACCACCGGCAGCATGTTGGACTGCAGAAGCTCTCGGCCCTGGCAGGAATCACACATTCCTCTTTGGGCCCCAACAAAATGTACAAGTTTATCCGAGATGAAACGAGCGGGGAGTCGGCTCTGGCGTGCTCGTGCTTTCGCCTCTTGGAGAACTTGGAGCTGACCTGCGGGGTGGCTCAACTGGTCTACGAGACCGTTCGAGCCCACCACAAGGTCTATGGCACCGGGTCGGGATGCCTGCTGTTCCTCGCGGGGGCGTGGAGCCGCGCCGCCACCGAGTGCCTGCAGAGAGGAGTTCCGGTGGCGCGCATTGTCTCGGCGATGTCCGAGGGGATGGATGTGTGCTTGGACGTTTGCGGGAAATGCGGCGTCTCCACCGCGAGCCTCGGTGCGGCGCCGGCAGAGAGCTGCGCCGCAACCTCTCTGGGTTCGGGACTCCACCCCTTGACGAAACCCACCGCGGAGGCCTCACAAGCGTCGTGCCACCTGCGAGGGACAAGACAGGCTGCCGACAAGACTCTAAATGCCAGTGgacaaaggaaaataaaactcAGCAGACATTTTTATGAGACCAAGACTGAAGACGTCTCCACGGTTATGCAACCTCCTCGGGCCAAGCCTGCTGACGTCGCTCTCGTCGCTGCGGGATTGAGTCACGGTTGTGACGAAGCAATGAATTTAGTCTTCGCAGCCAGCCGCTTACAATCCAAAACGAAACGACAAGATGTCAGCTGTTCTACCTTCGACGTTTCTAAAGTGGCCACTTGTGTGCTGCCTGGTTTGCCAGAGGAGCATGCGTGTGTTTTACGGGGCTGCGTCGTTCTTGTGTCTGATGAACAGGCCTCGGTTGCCCATCATTTAAAAGAACAACACTTAAAAGTTGCTCTCATTAATGGAGATTTATCCGATACATATCGCCATCTCGGCTTCAAAAGGCTAAAGGGTGTGCAGAGTGTGGGCGACCGGTCGCACTTTTCGAGttcaaacaaagaagaagagtgGACGGAAAAAGTGTCGAGACTTCTGTTGAACCTAGAAGTGAAGCTGATAGTCGTCAGTGGGACCGCGGGTGAGAAAGTGATTCAGCGCTGTTGCAGACTCCACATTCTTGTGGTGGAAAAAGCGAATGTTTCAGTTTTGAAGGCTCTGGCTGATGCAAGTGGCGCGGTTCCGGTGACCTACGCCACACAGTTGAGTAAGCGCTGCGTTGGATCCGGGGTGAAGGTCGCGATCTGGGGCGACAGCCGTCAGACGAAGCCCTCGACGGCTGTGAACATTTCCACCGCGGAGGAGAGCGGCGGGTTGGTGACCGCCGTCCTCACGAGTTGTGTGCAGAGCAAGCTGCAGGCCCTGGAGGACCAGTTTTGGGCGTGTGCGTATCGCCTGCACCACGCGCTGACAGACAGCGTCCTCCTGCCTGGTGCCGGAGCCACAGAAATGCTTTGCGTTCATCACCTGCGAGGGCAAGCGGAGCAACGGCACGGCGCCGGGACGAGTGGGGGCGGCGTCCAGCGGACCAGAGCGGGGAGAGCAGGCGACCCTTACAGGGGTTTAGTGATGAGCCTCATGGCGGAGGGGTTAATAGATTACGTATCCACTGTAATGGTTAACACGGGGGGGGTTTCAAAAGTCCGAGCCAGGACCGCTGTGGGCCAACGACTGAAGGACTCTACGGAGGATCAAGGTGTACAAGCAAAACTCTCACAGCTCTCTTTTGCAGGCGAACAAGAGGATGGTTCCCTGAGATCTAGTGACGCGCCAGCAGCACAGGTCTATGACGTTGTGAGTGTGAAGCAGGAAGCATGGAGGAGGGCCTTGGACCTGGTTCTCCTCGTCTTGCAGACGGACGCGGAGATCATCACAGGCGTCGGCCCGAAACATGATGCTGCGCACGGAGACATGATGCTGTTGTGA